In Equus quagga isolate Etosha38 chromosome 14, UCLA_HA_Equagga_1.0, whole genome shotgun sequence, one DNA window encodes the following:
- the TRMT1 gene encoding tRNA (guanine(26)-N(2))-dimethyltransferase isoform X3 — protein MSRTRIVLWLSLTLRSARILCRAQFMDGQPQTPPGSAAMENGTGPCGEERPPEAQETMVTEGTAKIAFPSANEVFYNPVQEFNRDLTCAVITEFARIQLGAKGIQIKVPGEKDMQKVVVDLSEQEEDKAELKEGAKLAPGDHPRTAAVGEICEEGLRILEGLAASGLRSIRFAREVPGLRCVVANDASARAVDLMHRNVQLNDVAHLVQPSQADARMLMYQHQRVSDRFDVIDLDPYGSPAPFLDSAVQAVSEGGLLCVTCTDMAVLAGNSGETCYSKYGAMAVKSRACHEMALRIVLHSLDLRANCYQRFVVPVLSVSADFYVRVFVRVFTGQAKVKASARVKFSAACGPPVGPECEHCGQRHQLSGPLWAEPIHDLDFVGRVLAAVSASPGRFRTSERIRGVLSVITEELPDVPLYYTLDQLSSTIHCNTPSLLQLRSALLHAGFRVSLSHACKNAVKTDAPSSAIWDIMRCWEKENPVKRERLSETSPAFRILGVEPRLQANFTIRDDANPSSRQRGLRRFQANPEANWGPRPRARPGGKAAGKAMEERRKLFQNKRKELAEDPDQRAARLKTFPCKRFREGTCERGDQCCYSHSTLTPKATAEAAPTDCPQTPNQSPPGPGAAAGPGVD, from the exons ATGTCCCGTACAAGGATCGTTCTGTGGCTAAGCCTGACTCTCCGCTCCGCCCGAATTCTCTGTAGAGCCCAGTTTATGGACGGGCAGCCCCAAACGCCGCCCGGCTCAGCCGCGATGGAGAACGGCACCGGGCCCTGCGGAGAAGAGCGCCCACCTGAAGCTCAGGAGACGATGGTCACCGAGGGGACAGCCAAGATCGCCTTCCCCAGCGCCAACGAAGTCTTCTACAATCCAGTGCAGGAGTTCAACCGGGACCTGAC GTGTGCTGTGATCACCGAGTTTGCTCGCATTCAGCTTGGGGCTAAAGGAATCCAGA TCAAGGTGCCAGGTGAGAAGGACATGCAAAAGGTGGTCGTGGACTTGTCGGAGCAAGAGGAGGACAAGGCTGAGCTGAAAGAGGGTGCAAAGCTGGCCCCAGGAGACCACCCTCGAACAGCTGCTGTGGGGGAGATCTgtgag GAAGGCCTTCGAATCCTGGAGGGCCTGGCAGCCTCGGGCCTCCGTTCCATTCGCTTTGCCCGAGAGGTCCCTGGGCTCCGATGCGTGGTTGCCAACGATGCCTCTGCCCGAGCCGTGGATCTCATGCACCGCAATGTGCAGCTCAACGATGTGGCCCACCTGGTGCAGCCCAGCCAGGCAGACGCCCG GATGCTGATGTACCAGCACCAGAGGGTGTCGGATCGGTTCGATGTCATTGACCTGGACCCCTATGGCAGCCCTGCCCCCTTCCTGGATTCGGCTGTGCAGGCTGTGAGTGAAGGAG GGCTGCTGTGCGTGACCTGCACGGACATGGCCGTGCTGGCGGGGAACAGTGGGGAAACGTGCTACAGCAAGTACGGGGCCATGGCCGTCAAGAGCCGGGCCTGCCACGAGATG GCCCTGAGGATCGTCCTGCACAGCCTGGACCTCCGAGCCAACTGCTACCAGCGTTTTGTGGTGCCGGTGCTCAGCGTCAGCGCTGACTTCTACGTGCGTGTGTTTGTCCGTGTCTTCACTGGCCAGGCCAAGGTCAAGGCCTCAGCCAG GGTCAAGTTCTCTGCAGCCTGTGGGCCCCCCGTGGGCCCTGAGTGTGAGCACTGCGGGCAGCGGCATCag CTCAGCGGCCCGCTGTGGGCAGAGCCCATTCACGACCTGGACTTCGTGGGCCGTGTCCTGGCAGCAGTGAGCGCCAGCCCTGGCCGCTTCCGCACTTCGGAGCGCATCCGCGGGGTCCTGAGCGTTATCACCgag GAGCTCCCGGACGTGCCTCTCTACTACACGCTGGACCAGCTGAGCAGCACCATCCACTGCAACACGCCCAGCCTGCTGCAGCTGCG GTCGGCCCTCCTCCACGCTGGCTTCCGGGTCTCGCTCTCTCATGCCTGTAAGAACGCCGTGAAGACAGACGCCCCCTCCTCGGCCATCTGGGACATCATGCGCTGCTGG GAGAAGGAGAATCCGGTGAAACGAGAGCGGCTGTCGGAGACCAGCCCGGCATTCCGCATTCTCGGTGTGGAGCCCAG GCTGCAGGCCAACTTCACCATCCGGGATGATGCCAACCCCAGCTCTCGCCAGCGAGGACTCAGGCGCTTCCAGGCCAACCCTGAGGCCAACTGGGGCCCCCGGCCCCGTGCCCGGCCAGG GGGCAAGGCGGCAGGCAAAGCTATGGAGGAGAGACGCAAGCTGTTCCAGAATAAGCGAAAGGAGCTGGCTGAGGACCCGGACCAGCGGGCTGCCCGGCTCAAGACATTTCCTTGCAAGCGGTTCAGGGAG GGCACCTGTGAACGGGGGGACCAGTGCTGCTACTCCCACAGCACCCTGACACCCAAGGCTACCGCTGAAGCCGCCCCCACCGACTGTCCACAGACCCCCAACCAGAGCCCCCCTGGGCCTGGGGCCGCCGCTGGTCCAGGCGTGGACTGA
- the NACC1 gene encoding nucleus accumbens-associated protein 1 isoform X1, whose translation MAQTLQMEIPNFGNSILECLNEQRLQGLYCDVSVVVKGHAFKAHRAVLAASSSYFRDLFNSSRSAVVELPAAVQPQSFQQILSFCYTGRLSMNVGDQFLLMYTAGFLQIQEIMEKGTEFFLKVSSPSCDSQGLHAEEAPSSEPQSPVAQTSSWPACGTPLPLLSRVKTEQQESDSVQCMPVAKRLWDSGQKEAGGGSGGGSGNGSRKMAKFSTPDLAANRPPQQAPVVAAAQPAGVAMAGAAGAGAGAGQPAGGTVAAGGVASGPSTSERTSPGTSSAYTSDSPGSYHNEEDEEEDAGDEGTDEQYRQICNMYTMYSMMNVGQTAEKVEALPEQVAPESRNRIRVRQDLASLPAELINQIGNRCHPKLYDEGDPSEKLELVTGTNVYITRAQLMNCHVSAGTRHKVLLRRLLASFFDRNTLANSCGTGIRSSTNDPRRKPLDSRVLHAVKYYCQSFAPNFKESEMNAIAADMCTNARRVVRKSWMPKLKLLTAEGDAYTTFISDTGKIEPDMMGVEHGFEAASHDSEAGPSAEGLP comes from the exons ATGGCGCAGACCCTGCAGATGGAGATCCCGAACTTTGGCAACAGCATCCTGGAGTGCCTCAACGAGCAGCGGCTGCAGGGCCTGTATTGTGACGTGTCCGTGGTGGTCAAGGGCCACGCCTTCAAGGCCCACCGGGCCGTGCTGGCCGCCAGCAGCTCTTACTTCCGGGACCTGTTCAACAGCAGCCGCAGTGCTGTAGTGGAGCTGCCCGCGGCCGTGCAGCCGCAGTCCTTCCAGCAGATCCTCAGCTTCTGCTACACGGGCCGGCTGAGCATGAACGTGGGCGACCAGTTCCTGCTCATGTACACGGCCGGCTTCCTGCAGATCCAGGAGATCATGGAGAAGGGCACCGAGTTCTTCCTCAAGGTGAGCTCGCCCAGCTGCGACTCCCAAGGCCTGCACGCCGAGGAGGCCCCGTCGTCCGAGCCCCAGAGCCCCGTGGCGCAGACGTCAAGCTGGCCGGCCTGCGGCACCCCGCTGCCCCTGCTGTCGCGAGTCAAGACAGAGCAGCAGGAGTCGGACTCCGTTCAGTGCATGCCCGTAGCCAAGCGGCTGTGGGACAGCGGCCAGAAGGAGGCCGGGGGTGGCAGTGGTGGCGGCAGTGGCAATGGCAGCCGCAAAATGGCCAAGTTCTCCACACCAGACCTGGCCGCTAACCGGCCCCCCCAGCAGGCCCCGGTGGTGGCGGCAGCACAGCCTGCTGGGGTGGCCATGGCAGGGGCCgctggggccggggccggggccgggcagCCAGCTGGGGGCACGGTGGCCGCAGGGGGCGTGGCAAGTGGGCCCAGCACCTCGGAGCGAACCAGCCCGGGCACCTCGAGCGCCTACACGAGCGACAGCCCCGGCTCCTACCACAacgaggaggacgaggaggaggacgCAGGGGACGAGGGCACGGACGAGCAGTACCGGCAGATCTGCAACATGTACACCATGTACAGTATGATGAACGTCGGCCAGACCG CCGAGAAGGTGGAGGCCCTCCCCGAACAGGTGGCCCCCGAGTCCCGGAACCGCATCCGGGTGCGGCAGGATCTGGCGTCTCTGCCGGCCGAGCTCATCAACCAGATCGGCAACCGCTGCCACCCCAAGCTCTACGACGAGGGCGACCCCTCCGAGAAGCTGGAGCTGGTGACAG GCACCAACGTGTACATCACGAGGGCGCAGCTCATGAACTGCCACGTCAGCGCGGGCACGCGGCACAAGGTCCTGCTGCGGCGCCTCCTGGCCTCCTTCTTTGACCG GAACACGCTGGCCAACAGCTGTGGTACTGGCATCCGCTCTTCCACGAACGACCCCAGACGCAAACCGCTGGATAGTCGCGTGCTCCACGCTGTCAAGT ACTACTGCCAGAGCTTTGCCCCCAACTTCAAGGAGAGCGAGATGAACGCCATCGCGGCTGACATGTGCACCAACGCCCGCCGCGTCGTGCGGAAGAGCTGGATGCCCAAGCTCAAGCTGCTCACCGCCGAGGGCGACGCCTATACCACCTTCATCAGCGACACGGGCAAGATAGAGCCAGACATGATGGGCGTGGAGCACGGCTTCGAGGCGGCCAGCCATGACAGCGAGGCGGGCCCGTCGGCCGAGGGCCTGCCGTAA
- the STX10 gene encoding syntaxin-10 isoform X2, producing the protein MSLEDPFFVVRGEVQKAVNTARGLYQRWCELLQEGAAVGREELDWTTNELRNGLRSIEWDLEDLEETIGIVEANPGKFKLPAGDLQERKVFVERMREAVQEMKDHMVSPAAIAFMEKNNRELLTGRPAAQKSSGDLLDASMVSATSRFLEEQQAAQQLIVDQQDQQLEMVSGSIRVLKHMSGRVGEELDEQGFLLDAFTQEMDHTQSRMDGVLRKMATVSHMTSDRRQWCAIGVLLGVLLLVLVLLFSL; encoded by the exons ATGTCTCTCGAAGACCCGTTTTTTGTCGTCCGAGG CGAGGTGCAGAAGGCGGTAAACACGGCCCGAGGGCTGTACCAGCGCTGGTGCGAGCTCCTGCAGGAGGGCGCGGCAGTCGGACGCGAGGAGCTGGACTGGACGACCAATGAGCTGCGGAACGGCCTGCGCAGCATCGAGTGGGACCTGGAGGACCTGGAGGAGACTATCG GCATCGTGGAAGCCAACCCAGGCAAGTTCAAGCTCCCAGCCGGAGACCTGCAGGAGAGAAAGGTGTTCGTGGAGAGGATGCGGGAGGCGGTCCAG GAAATGAAGGACCATATGGTCAGCCCAGCAGCCATAGCCTTCATGGAGAAGAATAATAGAGAG CTGCTGACGGGCAGGCCAGCCGCCCAGAAGTCCTCCGGTGACCTGCTGGATGCCAGCATGGTCTCAGCCACCTCTCGCTTCCTCGAGGAGCAGCAGGCCGCGCAGCAG CTCATCGTGGACCAACAGGATCAACAGCTGGAAATGGTGTCTGGGAGCATCCGGGTTCTGAAACACATGTCTGGTCGCGTCGGGGAGGAGCTGGATGAACAGGGCTT CCTACTGGACGCCTTTACCCAGGAGATGGACCACACCCAGTCCCGGATGGATGGGGTTCTCAGGAAGATGGCCACGGTATCCCACATGACGAGTG ACCGCCGGCAGTGGTGTGCCATTGGGGTGCTGCTGGGGGTGCTTCTCCTGGTCCTCgtcctgctcttctctctctga
- the STX10 gene encoding syntaxin-10 isoform X1, producing MSLEDPFFVVRGEVQKAVNTARGLYQRWCELLQEGAAVGREELDWTTNELRNGLRSIEWDLEDLEETIGIVEANPGKFKLPAGDLQERKVFVERMREAVQEMKDHMVSPAAIAFMEKNNRELLTGRPAAQKSSGDLLDASMVSATSRFLEEQQAAQQLIVDQQDQQLEMVSGSIRVLKHMSGRVGEELDEQGFLLDAFTQEMDHTQSRMDGVLRKMATVSHMTSGESLGGGPQGWGERVPVAPCLAEISDPLTPRPPAVVCHWGAAGGASPGPRPALLSLTPVSPGAGPSSWGSWQGPVPWEEGVLSGELSPGCYPEPVGPSGPREEPRPLVLPQVRLGGGDRRCTPAHFCFQCPKALCLCALYMCQLENKIPAFFVRLCHPVCCRHLWLPLLAHTGAPGGGVCVHVCTLGISVVDIWCRRLFQFISCFS from the exons ATGTCTCTCGAAGACCCGTTTTTTGTCGTCCGAGG CGAGGTGCAGAAGGCGGTAAACACGGCCCGAGGGCTGTACCAGCGCTGGTGCGAGCTCCTGCAGGAGGGCGCGGCAGTCGGACGCGAGGAGCTGGACTGGACGACCAATGAGCTGCGGAACGGCCTGCGCAGCATCGAGTGGGACCTGGAGGACCTGGAGGAGACTATCG GCATCGTGGAAGCCAACCCAGGCAAGTTCAAGCTCCCAGCCGGAGACCTGCAGGAGAGAAAGGTGTTCGTGGAGAGGATGCGGGAGGCGGTCCAG GAAATGAAGGACCATATGGTCAGCCCAGCAGCCATAGCCTTCATGGAGAAGAATAATAGAGAG CTGCTGACGGGCAGGCCAGCCGCCCAGAAGTCCTCCGGTGACCTGCTGGATGCCAGCATGGTCTCAGCCACCTCTCGCTTCCTCGAGGAGCAGCAGGCCGCGCAGCAG CTCATCGTGGACCAACAGGATCAACAGCTGGAAATGGTGTCTGGGAGCATCCGGGTTCTGAAACACATGTCTGGTCGCGTCGGGGAGGAGCTGGATGAACAGGGCTT CCTACTGGACGCCTTTACCCAGGAGATGGACCACACCCAGTCCCGGATGGATGGGGTTCTCAGGAAGATGGCCACGGTATCCCACATGACGAGTGGTGAGTCTCTTGGGGGAGGCCctcaggggtggggggagcgggTCCCAGTGGCTCCCTGTCTCGCTGAGATTTCTGACCCTCTCACCCCCAGACCGCCGGCAGTGGTGTGCCATTGGGGTGCTGCTGGGGGTGCTTCTCCTGGTCCTCgtcctgctcttctctctctgaccccGGTGTCCCCAGGGGCTGGTCCCTCTAGCTGGGGGAGCTGGCAGGGCCCTGTCCCCTGGGAGGAGGGGGTTCTGTCTGGGGAGCTGTCCCCAGGCTGTTATCCAGAGCCAGTGGGACCCTCAGGGCCCCGGGAGGAGCCCCGGCCACTGGTCCTGCCTCAAGTGCGCTTAGGGGGTGGGGACCGCAGATGCACCCCTGCCCATTTCTGCTTCCAGTGCCCCAAAGCCCTTTGTCTCTGTGCCTTGTACATGTGccaacttgaaaataaaatcccAGCCTTTTTTGTACGTTTGTGTCATCCAGTGTGTTGTCGACACTTGTGGCTGCCCCTGCTTGCACACACGGGGGccccgggggggggggtgtgtgtgcacgtgtgtaccTTAGGGATTTCAGTGGTTGATATTTGGTGCAGAAGACTATTccagtttatttcttgcttttcatGA
- the TRMT1 gene encoding tRNA (guanine(26)-N(2))-dimethyltransferase isoform X2 — MDGQPQTPPGSAAMENGTGPCGEERPPEAQETMVTEGTAKIAFPSANEVFYNPVQEFNRDLTCAVITEFARIQLGAKGIQIKVPGEKDMQKVVVDLSEQEEDKAELKEGAKLAPGDHPRTAAVGEICEEGLRILEGLAASGLRSIRFAREVPGLRCVVANDASARAVDLMHRNVQLNDVAHLVQPSQADARMLMYQHQRVSDRFDVIDLDPYGSPAPFLDSAVQAVSEGGLLCVTCTDMAVLAGNSGETCYSKYGAMAVKSRACHEMALRIVLHSLDLRANCYQRFVVPVLSVSADFYVRVFVRVFTGQAKVKASASKQALVFQCVGCGAFHLQHLSKASGAPGGRVKFSAACGPPVGPECEHCGQRHQLSGPLWAEPIHDLDFVGRVLAAVSASPGRFRTSERIRGVLSVITEELPDVPLYYTLDQLSSTIHCNTPSLLQLRSALLHAGFRVSLSHACKNAVKTDAPSSAIWDIMRCWEKENPVKRERLSETSPAFRILGVEPRLQANFTIRDDANPSSRQRGLRRFQANPEANWGPRPRARPGGKAAGKAMEERRKLFQNKRKELAEDPDQRAARLKTFPCKRFREGTCERGDQCCYSHSTLTPKATAEAAPTDCPQTPNQSPPGPGAAAGPGVD; from the exons ATGGACGGGCAGCCCCAAACGCCGCCCGGCTCAGCCGCGATGGAGAACGGCACCGGGCCCTGCGGAGAAGAGCGCCCACCTGAAGCTCAGGAGACGATGGTCACCGAGGGGACAGCCAAGATCGCCTTCCCCAGCGCCAACGAAGTCTTCTACAATCCAGTGCAGGAGTTCAACCGGGACCTGAC GTGTGCTGTGATCACCGAGTTTGCTCGCATTCAGCTTGGGGCTAAAGGAATCCAGA TCAAGGTGCCAGGTGAGAAGGACATGCAAAAGGTGGTCGTGGACTTGTCGGAGCAAGAGGAGGACAAGGCTGAGCTGAAAGAGGGTGCAAAGCTGGCCCCAGGAGACCACCCTCGAACAGCTGCTGTGGGGGAGATCTgtgag GAAGGCCTTCGAATCCTGGAGGGCCTGGCAGCCTCGGGCCTCCGTTCCATTCGCTTTGCCCGAGAGGTCCCTGGGCTCCGATGCGTGGTTGCCAACGATGCCTCTGCCCGAGCCGTGGATCTCATGCACCGCAATGTGCAGCTCAACGATGTGGCCCACCTGGTGCAGCCCAGCCAGGCAGACGCCCG GATGCTGATGTACCAGCACCAGAGGGTGTCGGATCGGTTCGATGTCATTGACCTGGACCCCTATGGCAGCCCTGCCCCCTTCCTGGATTCGGCTGTGCAGGCTGTGAGTGAAGGAG GGCTGCTGTGCGTGACCTGCACGGACATGGCCGTGCTGGCGGGGAACAGTGGGGAAACGTGCTACAGCAAGTACGGGGCCATGGCCGTCAAGAGCCGGGCCTGCCACGAGATG GCCCTGAGGATCGTCCTGCACAGCCTGGACCTCCGAGCCAACTGCTACCAGCGTTTTGTGGTGCCGGTGCTCAGCGTCAGCGCTGACTTCTACGTGCGTGTGTTTGTCCGTGTCTTCACTGGCCAGGCCAAGGTCAAGGCCTCAGCCAG CAAGCAGGCGCTGGTATTCCAGTGTGTGGGCTGCGGGGCCTTCCACCTCCAGCACCTCAGCAAAGCGTCAGGAGCCCCTGGCGGCCG GGTCAAGTTCTCTGCAGCCTGTGGGCCCCCCGTGGGCCCTGAGTGTGAGCACTGCGGGCAGCGGCATCag CTCAGCGGCCCGCTGTGGGCAGAGCCCATTCACGACCTGGACTTCGTGGGCCGTGTCCTGGCAGCAGTGAGCGCCAGCCCTGGCCGCTTCCGCACTTCGGAGCGCATCCGCGGGGTCCTGAGCGTTATCACCgag GAGCTCCCGGACGTGCCTCTCTACTACACGCTGGACCAGCTGAGCAGCACCATCCACTGCAACACGCCCAGCCTGCTGCAGCTGCG GTCGGCCCTCCTCCACGCTGGCTTCCGGGTCTCGCTCTCTCATGCCTGTAAGAACGCCGTGAAGACAGACGCCCCCTCCTCGGCCATCTGGGACATCATGCGCTGCTGG GAGAAGGAGAATCCGGTGAAACGAGAGCGGCTGTCGGAGACCAGCCCGGCATTCCGCATTCTCGGTGTGGAGCCCAG GCTGCAGGCCAACTTCACCATCCGGGATGATGCCAACCCCAGCTCTCGCCAGCGAGGACTCAGGCGCTTCCAGGCCAACCCTGAGGCCAACTGGGGCCCCCGGCCCCGTGCCCGGCCAGG GGGCAAGGCGGCAGGCAAAGCTATGGAGGAGAGACGCAAGCTGTTCCAGAATAAGCGAAAGGAGCTGGCTGAGGACCCGGACCAGCGGGCTGCCCGGCTCAAGACATTTCCTTGCAAGCGGTTCAGGGAG GGCACCTGTGAACGGGGGGACCAGTGCTGCTACTCCCACAGCACCCTGACACCCAAGGCTACCGCTGAAGCCGCCCCCACCGACTGTCCACAGACCCCCAACCAGAGCCCCCCTGGGCCTGGGGCCGCCGCTGGTCCAGGCGTGGACTGA
- the TRMT1 gene encoding tRNA (guanine(26)-N(2))-dimethyltransferase isoform X1, with translation MSRTRIVLWLSLTLRSARILCRAQFMDGQPQTPPGSAAMENGTGPCGEERPPEAQETMVTEGTAKIAFPSANEVFYNPVQEFNRDLTCAVITEFARIQLGAKGIQIKVPGEKDMQKVVVDLSEQEEDKAELKEGAKLAPGDHPRTAAVGEICEEGLRILEGLAASGLRSIRFAREVPGLRCVVANDASARAVDLMHRNVQLNDVAHLVQPSQADARMLMYQHQRVSDRFDVIDLDPYGSPAPFLDSAVQAVSEGGLLCVTCTDMAVLAGNSGETCYSKYGAMAVKSRACHEMALRIVLHSLDLRANCYQRFVVPVLSVSADFYVRVFVRVFTGQAKVKASASKQALVFQCVGCGAFHLQHLSKASGAPGGRVKFSAACGPPVGPECEHCGQRHQLSGPLWAEPIHDLDFVGRVLAAVSASPGRFRTSERIRGVLSVITEELPDVPLYYTLDQLSSTIHCNTPSLLQLRSALLHAGFRVSLSHACKNAVKTDAPSSAIWDIMRCWEKENPVKRERLSETSPAFRILGVEPRLQANFTIRDDANPSSRQRGLRRFQANPEANWGPRPRARPGGKAAGKAMEERRKLFQNKRKELAEDPDQRAARLKTFPCKRFREGTCERGDQCCYSHSTLTPKATAEAAPTDCPQTPNQSPPGPGAAAGPGVD, from the exons ATGTCCCGTACAAGGATCGTTCTGTGGCTAAGCCTGACTCTCCGCTCCGCCCGAATTCTCTGTAGAGCCCAGTTTATGGACGGGCAGCCCCAAACGCCGCCCGGCTCAGCCGCGATGGAGAACGGCACCGGGCCCTGCGGAGAAGAGCGCCCACCTGAAGCTCAGGAGACGATGGTCACCGAGGGGACAGCCAAGATCGCCTTCCCCAGCGCCAACGAAGTCTTCTACAATCCAGTGCAGGAGTTCAACCGGGACCTGAC GTGTGCTGTGATCACCGAGTTTGCTCGCATTCAGCTTGGGGCTAAAGGAATCCAGA TCAAGGTGCCAGGTGAGAAGGACATGCAAAAGGTGGTCGTGGACTTGTCGGAGCAAGAGGAGGACAAGGCTGAGCTGAAAGAGGGTGCAAAGCTGGCCCCAGGAGACCACCCTCGAACAGCTGCTGTGGGGGAGATCTgtgag GAAGGCCTTCGAATCCTGGAGGGCCTGGCAGCCTCGGGCCTCCGTTCCATTCGCTTTGCCCGAGAGGTCCCTGGGCTCCGATGCGTGGTTGCCAACGATGCCTCTGCCCGAGCCGTGGATCTCATGCACCGCAATGTGCAGCTCAACGATGTGGCCCACCTGGTGCAGCCCAGCCAGGCAGACGCCCG GATGCTGATGTACCAGCACCAGAGGGTGTCGGATCGGTTCGATGTCATTGACCTGGACCCCTATGGCAGCCCTGCCCCCTTCCTGGATTCGGCTGTGCAGGCTGTGAGTGAAGGAG GGCTGCTGTGCGTGACCTGCACGGACATGGCCGTGCTGGCGGGGAACAGTGGGGAAACGTGCTACAGCAAGTACGGGGCCATGGCCGTCAAGAGCCGGGCCTGCCACGAGATG GCCCTGAGGATCGTCCTGCACAGCCTGGACCTCCGAGCCAACTGCTACCAGCGTTTTGTGGTGCCGGTGCTCAGCGTCAGCGCTGACTTCTACGTGCGTGTGTTTGTCCGTGTCTTCACTGGCCAGGCCAAGGTCAAGGCCTCAGCCAG CAAGCAGGCGCTGGTATTCCAGTGTGTGGGCTGCGGGGCCTTCCACCTCCAGCACCTCAGCAAAGCGTCAGGAGCCCCTGGCGGCCG GGTCAAGTTCTCTGCAGCCTGTGGGCCCCCCGTGGGCCCTGAGTGTGAGCACTGCGGGCAGCGGCATCag CTCAGCGGCCCGCTGTGGGCAGAGCCCATTCACGACCTGGACTTCGTGGGCCGTGTCCTGGCAGCAGTGAGCGCCAGCCCTGGCCGCTTCCGCACTTCGGAGCGCATCCGCGGGGTCCTGAGCGTTATCACCgag GAGCTCCCGGACGTGCCTCTCTACTACACGCTGGACCAGCTGAGCAGCACCATCCACTGCAACACGCCCAGCCTGCTGCAGCTGCG GTCGGCCCTCCTCCACGCTGGCTTCCGGGTCTCGCTCTCTCATGCCTGTAAGAACGCCGTGAAGACAGACGCCCCCTCCTCGGCCATCTGGGACATCATGCGCTGCTGG GAGAAGGAGAATCCGGTGAAACGAGAGCGGCTGTCGGAGACCAGCCCGGCATTCCGCATTCTCGGTGTGGAGCCCAG GCTGCAGGCCAACTTCACCATCCGGGATGATGCCAACCCCAGCTCTCGCCAGCGAGGACTCAGGCGCTTCCAGGCCAACCCTGAGGCCAACTGGGGCCCCCGGCCCCGTGCCCGGCCAGG GGGCAAGGCGGCAGGCAAAGCTATGGAGGAGAGACGCAAGCTGTTCCAGAATAAGCGAAAGGAGCTGGCTGAGGACCCGGACCAGCGGGCTGCCCGGCTCAAGACATTTCCTTGCAAGCGGTTCAGGGAG GGCACCTGTGAACGGGGGGACCAGTGCTGCTACTCCCACAGCACCCTGACACCCAAGGCTACCGCTGAAGCCGCCCCCACCGACTGTCCACAGACCCCCAACCAGAGCCCCCCTGGGCCTGGGGCCGCCGCTGGTCCAGGCGTGGACTGA
- the NACC1 gene encoding nucleus accumbens-associated protein 1 isoform X2: MAQTLQMEIPNFGNSILECLNEQRLQGLYCDVSVVVKGHAFKAHRAVLAASSSYFRDLFNSSRSAVVELPAAVQPQSFQQILSFCYTGRLSMNVGDQFLLMYTAGFLQIQEIMEKGTEFFLKVSSPSCDSQGLHAEEAPSSEPQSPVAQTSSWPACGTPLPLLSRVKTEQQESDSVQCMPVAKRLWDSGQKEAGGGSGGGSGNGSRKMAKFSTPDLAANRPPQQAPVVAAAQPAGVAMAGAAGAGAGAGQPAGGTVAAGGVASGPSTSERTSPGTSSAYTSDSPGSYHNEEDEEEDAGDEGTDEQYRQICNMYTMYSMMNVGQTAEKVEALPEQVAPESRNRIRVRQDLASLPAELINQIGNRCHPKLYDEGDPSEKLELVTGTRWPTAVVLASALPRTTPDANRWIVACSTLSSTTARALPPTSRRAR, encoded by the exons ATGGCGCAGACCCTGCAGATGGAGATCCCGAACTTTGGCAACAGCATCCTGGAGTGCCTCAACGAGCAGCGGCTGCAGGGCCTGTATTGTGACGTGTCCGTGGTGGTCAAGGGCCACGCCTTCAAGGCCCACCGGGCCGTGCTGGCCGCCAGCAGCTCTTACTTCCGGGACCTGTTCAACAGCAGCCGCAGTGCTGTAGTGGAGCTGCCCGCGGCCGTGCAGCCGCAGTCCTTCCAGCAGATCCTCAGCTTCTGCTACACGGGCCGGCTGAGCATGAACGTGGGCGACCAGTTCCTGCTCATGTACACGGCCGGCTTCCTGCAGATCCAGGAGATCATGGAGAAGGGCACCGAGTTCTTCCTCAAGGTGAGCTCGCCCAGCTGCGACTCCCAAGGCCTGCACGCCGAGGAGGCCCCGTCGTCCGAGCCCCAGAGCCCCGTGGCGCAGACGTCAAGCTGGCCGGCCTGCGGCACCCCGCTGCCCCTGCTGTCGCGAGTCAAGACAGAGCAGCAGGAGTCGGACTCCGTTCAGTGCATGCCCGTAGCCAAGCGGCTGTGGGACAGCGGCCAGAAGGAGGCCGGGGGTGGCAGTGGTGGCGGCAGTGGCAATGGCAGCCGCAAAATGGCCAAGTTCTCCACACCAGACCTGGCCGCTAACCGGCCCCCCCAGCAGGCCCCGGTGGTGGCGGCAGCACAGCCTGCTGGGGTGGCCATGGCAGGGGCCgctggggccggggccggggccgggcagCCAGCTGGGGGCACGGTGGCCGCAGGGGGCGTGGCAAGTGGGCCCAGCACCTCGGAGCGAACCAGCCCGGGCACCTCGAGCGCCTACACGAGCGACAGCCCCGGCTCCTACCACAacgaggaggacgaggaggaggacgCAGGGGACGAGGGCACGGACGAGCAGTACCGGCAGATCTGCAACATGTACACCATGTACAGTATGATGAACGTCGGCCAGACCG CCGAGAAGGTGGAGGCCCTCCCCGAACAGGTGGCCCCCGAGTCCCGGAACCGCATCCGGGTGCGGCAGGATCTGGCGTCTCTGCCGGCCGAGCTCATCAACCAGATCGGCAACCGCTGCCACCCCAAGCTCTACGACGAGGGCGACCCCTCCGAGAAGCTGGAGCTGGTGACAG GAACACGCTGGCCAACAGCTGTGGTACTGGCATCCGCTCTTCCACGAACGACCCCAGACGCAAACCGCTGGATAGTCGCGTGCTCCACGCTGTCAAGT ACTACTGCCAGAGCTTTGCCCCCAACTTCAAGGAGAGCGAGATGA